In a single window of the Ciconia boyciana chromosome 7, ASM3463844v1, whole genome shotgun sequence genome:
- the SEC22B gene encoding vesicle-trafficking protein SEC22b: MVLLTMIARVADGLPLAASMQEDEQSGRDLQQYQSQAKQLFRKLNEQSPTRCTLEAGAMAFHYIIEKGVCYLVLCEAAFPKKLAFAYLEDLHSEFDEQHGKKVPTVSRPYSFIEFDTYIQKTKKLYIDSRARRNLGSINTELQDVQRIMVANIEEVLQRGEALSALDSKANNLSSLSKKYRQDAKYLNMRSTYAKLAAVAVFFIMLIVYVRFWWL, translated from the exons ATGGTGCTGCTCACGATGATCGCCCGCGTGGCGGACGGGCTCCCGCTGGCCGCCTCCATGCAGGAGGATGAGCAG TCAGGCCGCGATCTGCAGCAGTACCAGAGTCAAGCAAAGCAGCTCTTCCGTAAGCTGAACGAGCAGTCCCCCACGAGATGTACTCTCGAAGCAGGAGCCATGGCTTTCCA CTACATCATTGAGAAAGGAGTGTGTTACCTGGTCCTGTGTGAAGCTGCATTCCCCAAGAAACTGGCCTTTGCATATCTGGAAGACTTGCATTCAGAGTTTGATGAGCAGCATGGCAAGAAGGTGCCGACGGTCTCCAGGCCCTATTCCTTCATTGAATTTG ATACCTACATCCAGAAAACCAAGAAGCTCTACATTGATAGCCGGGCAAGGAGGAACCTGGGTTCCATCAACACAGAGCTGCAAGATGTGCAGAGGATTATGGTGGCCAACATTGAGGAAGTCTTACAGCGAGGAGAGGCACTTTCAG CTCTTGATTCCAAGGCCAACAACTTGTCCAGTTTGTCCAAGAAGTACCGTCAGGATGCCAAGTATCTGAACATGCGTTCCACTTACGCCAAACTTGCGGCCGTAGCTGTGTTTTTTATCATGTTGATTGTCTATGTGAGATTCTGGTGGCTGTGA